From the genome of SAR202 cluster bacterium:
CCGCCGCACCGCGAAAGTCTGCTTCAGGATGTCGACGCAGTAGGTGTCCTGCTCCACCATCCGCTCGATCCCGGAGAGATGGCCTTCGATGTAGTTGAGCCGCTTAAGCGCGTCGCGCTTGGAATCGGACATCTGCGCGGCGTGCTTCTCGTGATGGTCGTGATCGTGTGTGTGCACCGCAAACCTCGCTTCTGAAAACCCCCACCCAGGGGGTATGGGTAAATCGTACTCCGGAATGGCTATTTTTTCAATGCCATAAAGACTAGGCATGGCCGACTATTTATGATACATAGCATATGTTGAGAACGCGGACCTTGAAATCGATGCCAAGTTGCACAGACAGGAGCGACCAGATTGAACAGCCGCCTTGTATCGCCCACCATTGGCTCGCTCGGACTTACCCGGCGCAGAATGACGATACTCACTGTAGCGGCACTGGCCATTGCGGCCTTCTTCCTCTCGCCTGGCTGGGCGAACGCGGCGGGGCAGGTGACGCTGTACGACGGGGCAATCTCTTACACCGGCAACTCGCTTGAGGTTCACGACTCTATACCGAATCTCACCCTGTTTGGCTTCAACGACAGCGCAACGTCCATAAGGGTTTCCACCGGAGAGGTGGTATCGCTCTACGAGCACCCGAACTTCGACGGACGGTGCGTCAGCGTTCGAAACGACGTCGTGGACCTTGCCCTCACCAACGTGGGCAGGGCGCAGGCTTCTTCGCTCCGGCTGGGCTCAGACTGTTTTAGCGAGAGCAGCAGCGCACCGTATGTTCGCCTCTACAGCGAATCCAATCTTGGCGGCGCCTCCATCACGGCACGGCACGATATTCCGGGCCTCAGGGATATCGGGTTCAACGACGTGGCGTCCTCCTCGATCTGCAGGATGCGGCGGAGCTCGGGCTCTATTCCGTGGCAGTCTACTCGGACATAGACTTCGGCGGCACCTGCGAGACCTTCACTTCGGGCTTCGTATCGGATAGTCATCTGGCGGTCCCGTTTGGGCGGGTAATGGACCTGGGCATTCGCAACATCGGCCACGACACCATCTCGTCGCTTCGCCTGAACTTCACGTGCTTCGGTCCGGTGCGCTCCGCTCCAGTCATTGGC
Proteins encoded in this window:
- a CDS encoding metal-sensitive transcriptional regulator; this translates as MSDSKRDALKRLNYIEGHLSGIERMVEQDTYCVDILKQTFAVRRAIQKLEAKLLEGHLNSCVIEGVKEGREQEVLGELMELYNLSDKR
- a CDS encoding beta/gamma crystallin family protein; amino-acid sequence: MNSRLVSPTIGSLGLTRRRMTILTVAALAIAAFFLSPGWANAAGQVTLYDGAISYTGNSLEVHDSIPNLTLFGFNDSATSIRVSTGEVVSLYEHPNFDGRCVSVRNDVVDLALTNVGRAQASSLRLGSDCFSESSSAPYVRLYSESNLGGASITARHDIPGLRDIGFNDVASSSICRMRRSSGSIPWQSTRT